A genomic window from Rubrobacter aplysinae includes:
- the vapC gene encoding type II toxin-antitoxin system tRNA(fMet)-specific endonuclease VapC, with protein sequence MRLSHLLDTNMCIYLIRQRPAGALHRFDEFEVGEIGVSVITVSELRYGAEKSSRPEQNTQALERFLLPIEIMDFSAEVTKEYGLIRSALERMGTPIGPLDTLIAAHARSLDATLVTNNTREFERVSGLRLEDWTIP encoded by the coding sequence ATGCGACTGAGCCACCTCCTGGATACGAATATGTGCATATACTTGATACGCCAGCGCCCGGCGGGTGCTCTGCACAGGTTCGACGAGTTCGAGGTCGGCGAGATCGGGGTTTCGGTCATCACGGTCTCGGAGCTTCGCTACGGCGCCGAGAAGAGCTCGCGCCCCGAACAAAATACGCAAGCGCTGGAACGGTTCCTCCTGCCTATAGAGATTATGGACTTTAGCGCGGAGGTCACTAAAGAATACGGTCTCATCCGGTCGGCTCTGGAGAGAATGGGAACACCGATTGGACCGCTCGATACCTTGATCGCCGCGCACGCCCGGAGCCTCGACGCGACTCTCGTGACCAACAACACCCGCGAGTTTGAGCGTGTGTCCGGACTGAGGCTAGAAGACTGGACGATACCTTAG
- the vapB gene encoding type II toxin-antitoxin system antitoxin VapB codes for MDTARLFKSGRSQAVRLPKEFRFEGEEVFIKKVGEAVVLLPREDSWRTLYDSLGEFSEDFMQERGQPPQQQDREPLFG; via the coding sequence GTGGACACAGCCCGGCTCTTCAAGAGTGGCCGCAGCCAGGCGGTAAGGTTGCCAAAGGAGTTCCGCTTCGAGGGGGAGGAGGTCTTCATCAAGAAGGTGGGGGAGGCGGTCGTGCTGCTTCCACGTGAGGACTCGTGGCGTACGCTCTACGATAGCCTGGGAGAGTTCTCGGAAGATTTTATGCAAGAGAGGGGTCAGCCGCCACAGCAGCAGGACCGTGAGCCGCTGTTCGGTTGA
- a CDS encoding ArsR/SmtB family transcription factor encodes MENVGRDRTGDSPDIEAAGNPEDAKPEPHTAPASHEIQEASDLLKVVGDRTRMRILCALLEKELSVSELQQTLEMGQSAVSHQLRTLRDANLVKYRREWKTVYYSLADHHVRDFLSVVVEHIRHD; translated from the coding sequence ATGGAGAATGTAGGTCGGGACCGCACAGGCGACTCTCCGGACATAGAAGCCGCCGGGAACCCCGAGGACGCGAAACCCGAGCCGCATACCGCGCCCGCCTCGCACGAGATCCAGGAGGCCAGCGACCTCCTGAAGGTCGTAGGTGACCGTACCCGGATGCGCATACTCTGTGCTCTGCTAGAAAAAGAGCTCTCGGTAAGCGAACTCCAACAGACCCTCGAGATGGGCCAGTCTGCCGTCTCCCATCAGCTCCGTACCCTCCGCGACGCCAACCTGGTCAAGTACCGCAGGGAGTGGAAGACGGTCTATTACTCTCTGGCCGACCACCACGTCCGCGACTTCCTTAGCGTCGTGGTGGAACACATCCGCCACGACTAA